Genomic DNA from Scatophagus argus isolate fScaArg1 chromosome 15, fScaArg1.pri, whole genome shotgun sequence:
AGTGTTTGTGGAAAGTGTCTTTGAAGGCCAGGAGGATGTTGTTTGATGgtaaatgaagagaaaatgaaatgtggaaAAGGGAAGTTGAAAGTAAAACCTGTTTTTAGGAAAGAACCTGTATGTTTTTAGATTAAATAAAGTCTGTTGGATTCAAATAAACTGCAGCAATGACTTCAGTGTGGTGCTTATATTCTGGTAAATGTTTGGTTTGAAGTCTGAAAAAATGGGGTTTGGGTTTGCATTGTTTGTGCGACTTGATCGTATGGAAAGTTCCTGATTGTCAGTACTGTGTTCTATGTAAATCAGTCTCTTGTTCTCCTGAAGTCAATTACAAAATCACTGACAAGACAAAAGAGAGGTGATAAAAGTTTCATGATAAATGAAACTGACATGTGATTAATATTGGGCAGAATAGATTACACTTGTGATTGTGAAAGACACTTCGGCCAACGGTATCCCACTCTTCTATTAATTAGAGTAGTAGACAGTTTCACACAATGGGCCCAATGGCTTTCATATGAACTTTAGTCTGGATTATATCCTGACCTCTGGACATGGTGATGAAGAACCTGAGAATGAGAACACACTGTCGGACATTAATTGTGTACTGAACCGGAGTTCCTGCCCTCCATCAAAGCTTCATGACAAACAACCTTTTATGATCTTATAGTTTTGCAAGTGAAAACAATACTTTAGGAGGAAATGAAACTGCATAAATCCGCAAACTattaatgacaaaaacaagttaCACAACTCTTGTCATGCCTAGGAATATGTCCAAGAAATGAACATTTGGACATCAGATTCTGCTTGTCATCTGCAGGAAAAGGGTGGAGCACATCAAGTTGTTCATTCTTCAACACTGAAGGAAACTGGCTaatatatgcatttttaatttgtccccgttttaaaaataaaaatactataCTGACTCAATTTATTGTCAGTTCATTAATAAACCCACAGTACTGCGGTTTACAAGAAAACTATTGTTTTTCAAGATTGATTTTTAGGTGAGAAGATCCCAAAGACAAAGCCAAAGCCACACAGGAATGgctttaaaacatttgaagcTGATGGAGATTTATGTCAATTTTAAGCTTTCTGCTAAAATTCAATGGAGCTGTAGCTGAAGGATCCATAAATCTTTATCATCAAAATCAAGAGGTATTAATATTTTACCATCCAGCTGATATTTAGTTTATGTcagcaataaaaacagtattatgttttgggttttttaatggatgttttttcttttattggtCCATGGGAAAAAGTGCAgttttttcactgtcagtgcaTAGGCGGTACATTGACCTATTGTGGAGCCTCAGGTCACTGTGTGTATAtacttaaaacaaaaatcataatgTCAATCAGAACAACATGCGACACTTGTGAGATGCTCAAAACAactggagacagaaaaacaaaccctcAGCTCTCTTTATATGAGTAAACAAAGTGCATTGCCAAGAAactatttacagtatttcattcTACCTTAAGCCATTTAACACACTGATGATGACTGCAGTACTTCAGTCTGTGGTTACAGGGTTCTAACACGGTTCAGATGCCGACCCCCCTGCCTGTCGCTCGTGTTCGTCCTCCATGTTGACGATACACTGCTTTTTTCTTTGCCCCAGCTCCACTGCTTCGGCTCCGGGGAAACCCAGCTTTCTCTTGTAAAGAGATCTGGGGTTACAGGGACTGGGGGATCTCTCAGAGGAGCTATCCAACATCCGGTACCTAATCCCTTCCACTGGGGTTACACATCCAGGTGCTTGAGGTGTGGAAGATCTTGCATCATGCACACCGGAATCATCGTGTTGGTAATCTATATCTATGTCCATAGTTTGGGCGTGCATTGTTGAATCATTGGACATTTCCTCTTTAAGATCTCTACAATCACCCCTGTCATTGTGGGAAGGCAGAATGTCAAGGTCACAGACCCACAGATCAGAGTCACTCCCACATTTCATCTGGACACCCAAAAGAGGTTGCTGCTCTGTCACAGAATCCCTCATCCCATTTTTCAACACTTCTCTGAAGGATGCAGGGTGGTGAATGATATATCTTCTGCTCCTGCCCGAGAACCGacagcctcctccaccttttcCCTGCTGCCTTGCTCGCCTGCTGGAAACGCCCACGTCGACGTTTGACTCATCAGAATCCTCAGAGCTTCCGTCATATGGGTCCAAAAACTACAATCATGAGCACgcatgcattcattcattcatgaacACAGAGAACAGCAAGATGCTTTTGCAGCAGACTGATGGCTTAAAGGAGAATTCTCACCAAAGACTGACAGCCATGCCTTCCTGCAGGCTTGCGAGTTAATGGCAACGTCTGCCTGAAAGTCCCATTTTCTGGTGCACTGCTCACGCATCCCTGCTTAACGAGAATTATGGTGACTTCTGCATCAAGACAGCAGTTAATTTGTAAATTCAAAAGCTCAATGCATGCTGGAGTCTATTTCCAATATGCCCTGCTAAAATTATATCAAATGGAAACTTAAGAATATATGTATTGTATATGTGAAAGAAAGTCAATTTGATCTCAttgtaaaacaaaattcattcaCAGGAAAATGTCCAGCGACTGGATGTAGTCTAATTTTAAGCCATTTATAATGTTGTTCACATTCAGAAATACCATAGTGCTGGTGTCTGACCATCTTGGACTGATCTCGGAGTCAGAATCTGTGCTGGATTCCACTTTACACATCTCCTGACAGAATACAGAGCACACTAAAGTCTGCATCATTATGTCAAAGCAAGACATAAattaaatgcaatttatttttgattttggtaaGAGGCCAGAAAACTCTCTGTGTATTGATGAAATGTGAACAGTTAATCTCACCATGTATTTGAAAGCAAGCTGGTCCACGTTGTTGGGTGCATGCCTATCATTTTGGtctaaatggaaaaataaaacatgaatttgtAGTTTAATGatacactttcaaaataaatacacatttttgtttaaaaatgtaaaaaaaacccaaatcagTTCACAAATTTCTAACTTATTCAAGCAGTGCCAGAATACGCTgtccaacaaaacaaatacttcaaaatgtatatataatacTTTCATATGAAAAGTATTGATACCTGGCAGCGCGAGTTGTCTTCTTCTCCTATATGCCATGACATATGGCGCGTGTAACTTGTTTTGGCCACGATaaagttaaatatttgtttagttGTATGGTCGGGTAAACTGGTAATTAAGCAGCAGAGTGCCAGGTGTCTTTGATATGATGCAGCCAAGTGTAGCCACAGGTAAGCAGTCTGCACACGGCAAAACAGCATGTCATGCACATGAGCTCAAGTTTGCTAATTGCAAATCTTAACAAAATAATACGTCcggtgatttttctttttcaaaataaagctcatATTGAACTCGCTGATTCCGCACAGCTTAAGCTTTTAAGCCCTTTTCTTCCTGACCACCTTGAAAGTCGtttacaagtatttttttttaaacgtaTTTAAACTGTACAGGTCAAACGAGGGATAATTTCAAGCCAAATGACCTCAAAGTTATGTCAAACGTTTGGTTCAACATTTATAAAACCTGTAGTTATGTACGTGAAGGTCTGCCCTTCTCTTCAGTTTTCTTAAATGCACTATTTGTTACACATGGTTTCAAACTGCTGTAACGCTGCAATATTTTGGTGAAGTACAAGGCTGTGACAACTTACTCTAAAATAACGACAATCGTATCCTCCTCCACCAGTTCCCCGGTGAACCATTGGGGGGAACGGGAGAGTCGGAATGCTCGCTCCACGGCCTGCTCCCTTCCGTGCGTAAGATCCGGCCTGGGGGAAAGGGATGAATGTTAATTTCAAAGATGGCGgcggagggaggagggaaggagatgAACGAAATTAAAACTCAGTTCACCACCCGGGAAGGCGTCTACAAACTCCTCACTCACTCCGAATACAGCCGTCCTAACAGGGTGCCTTTCAACTCGCAAGGCTCCAACCCCGTCAAGGTCTCCTTCGTGAACGTCAACGACCAGTCGGGCAACGGCGACAGGATCTGTTTCAATGTGGGCCGTGAGCTCTACTTCTACATCTACAAAGGCGTTAGAAAGGTAGCGTGCTAACGCGGCTAATGTCAGCGGAAATTCGTGATATTGCATCTTTAGAAGAACATCTCTGCTGTGCGGGCTGTTGCTGAACTTCAGGCTTGTGTTGGCTGTATTAAGTAACTCTGGCAGGTGCTTGACTTTGAAATTAGCTCACAGCTAGTTAGCTTAAAGCTGTAATGAAGCTAGCCTACTAGTTAGCAGGAGAACGCCACTGGCCATCGTTAGCAAACCAGCGGCTACTCCGAGGCCAGGGGCTAAATTCCACCCCCAGTTCGTCACTCTGTTTTAGTTTTGCGGAGTAGAAGCGGCTGTGGGGTTGTGTAACGAAGAAAAGGGTAAACTCGGcctttttgatttgatttaagtAGTCGGAGTTGTCTTTGCTGGTGTAGCGGTTGCAGTTTCTGGTGGCAGTGACAGTTCACCGTCGCCACCCCTAACACCTGTCGACGCCTTTTGACTGACAGTTGTCGGCAGATCATAGTGATGCTGAGTATGGACGGTCATTTGACTGACATGCCAATAGCGGCCGTCATGCTCTGATCTGATGCACTTAGCTCTTAGCTTTGCAATGTGTCTGGGCAAAATCTATGACCTGATCAACACAC
This window encodes:
- the LOC124071434 gene encoding uncharacterized protein LOC124071434 isoform X1 encodes the protein MAYRRRRQLALPDQNDRHAPNNVDQLAFKYMEMCKVESSTDSDSEISPRWSDTSTMQGCVSSAPENGTFRQTLPLTRKPAGRHGCQSLFLDPYDGSSEDSDESNVDVGVSSRRARQQGKGGGGCRFSGRSRRYIIHHPASFREVLKNGMRDSVTEQQPLLGVQMKCGSDSDLWVCDLDILPSHNDRGDCRDLKEEMSNDSTMHAQTMDIDIDYQHDDSGVHDARSSTPQAPGCVTPVEGIRYRMLDSSSERSPSPCNPRSLYKRKLGFPGAEAVELGQRKKQCIVNMEDEHERQAGGSASEPC
- the LOC124071434 gene encoding uncharacterized protein LOC124071434 isoform X5, encoding MEMCKVESSTDSDSEISPRWSDTSTMQGCVSSAPENGTFRQTLPLTRKPAGRHGCQSLFLDPYDGSSEDSDESNVDVGVSSRRARQQGKGGGGCRFSGRSRRYIIHHPASFREVLKNGMRDSVTEQQPLLGVQMKCGSDSDLWVCDLDILPSHNDRGDCRDLKEEMSNDSTMHAQTMDIDIDYQHDDSGVHDARSSTPQAPGCVTPVEGIRYRMLDSSSERSPSPCNPRSLYKRKLGFPGAEAVELGQRKKQCIVNMEDEHERQAGGSASEPC
- the LOC124071434 gene encoding uncharacterized protein LOC124071434 isoform X4; translated protein: MAYRRRRQLALPDQNDRHAPNNVDQLAFKYMMCKVESSTDSDSEISPRWSDTSTMGCVSSAPENGTFRQTLPLTRKPAGRHGCQSLFLDPYDGSSEDSDESNVDVGVSSRRARQQGKGGGGCRFSGRSRRYIIHHPASFREVLKNGMRDSVTEQQPLLGVQMKCGSDSDLWVCDLDILPSHNDRGDCRDLKEEMSNDSTMHAQTMDIDIDYQHDDSGVHDARSSTPQAPGCVTPVEGIRYRMLDSSSERSPSPCNPRSLYKRKLGFPGAEAVELGQRKKQCIVNMEDEHERQAGGSASEPC
- the LOC124071434 gene encoding uncharacterized protein LOC124071434 isoform X7 — protein: MMCKVESSTDSDSEISPRWSDTSTMQGCVSSAPENGTFRQTLPLTRKPAGRHGCQSLFLDPYDGSSEDSDESNVDVGVSSRRARQQGKGGGGCRFSGRSRRYIIHHPASFREVLKNGMRDSVTEQQPLLGVQMKCGSDSDLWVCDLDILPSHNDRGDCRDLKEEMSNDSTMHAQTMDIDIDYQHDDSGVHDARSSTPQAPGCVTPVEGIRYRMLDSSSERSPSPCNPRSLYKRKLGFPGAEAVELGQRKKQCIVNMEDEHERQAGGSASEPC
- the LOC124071434 gene encoding uncharacterized protein LOC124071434 isoform X2 translates to MAYRRRRQLALPDQNDRHAPNNVDQLAFKYMEMCKVESSTDSDSEISPRWSDTSTMGCVSSAPENGTFRQTLPLTRKPAGRHGCQSLFLDPYDGSSEDSDESNVDVGVSSRRARQQGKGGGGCRFSGRSRRYIIHHPASFREVLKNGMRDSVTEQQPLLGVQMKCGSDSDLWVCDLDILPSHNDRGDCRDLKEEMSNDSTMHAQTMDIDIDYQHDDSGVHDARSSTPQAPGCVTPVEGIRYRMLDSSSERSPSPCNPRSLYKRKLGFPGAEAVELGQRKKQCIVNMEDEHERQAGGSASEPC
- the LOC124071434 gene encoding uncharacterized protein LOC124071434 isoform X6, with protein sequence MEMCKVESSTDSDSEISPRWSDTSTMGCVSSAPENGTFRQTLPLTRKPAGRHGCQSLFLDPYDGSSEDSDESNVDVGVSSRRARQQGKGGGGCRFSGRSRRYIIHHPASFREVLKNGMRDSVTEQQPLLGVQMKCGSDSDLWVCDLDILPSHNDRGDCRDLKEEMSNDSTMHAQTMDIDIDYQHDDSGVHDARSSTPQAPGCVTPVEGIRYRMLDSSSERSPSPCNPRSLYKRKLGFPGAEAVELGQRKKQCIVNMEDEHERQAGGSASEPC
- the LOC124071434 gene encoding uncharacterized protein LOC124071434 isoform X3 codes for the protein MAYRRRRQLALPDQNDRHAPNNVDQLAFKYMMCKVESSTDSDSEISPRWSDTSTMQGCVSSAPENGTFRQTLPLTRKPAGRHGCQSLFLDPYDGSSEDSDESNVDVGVSSRRARQQGKGGGGCRFSGRSRRYIIHHPASFREVLKNGMRDSVTEQQPLLGVQMKCGSDSDLWVCDLDILPSHNDRGDCRDLKEEMSNDSTMHAQTMDIDIDYQHDDSGVHDARSSTPQAPGCVTPVEGIRYRMLDSSSERSPSPCNPRSLYKRKLGFPGAEAVELGQRKKQCIVNMEDEHERQAGGSASEPC